A section of the Petrimonas sulfuriphila genome encodes:
- a CDS encoding glycosyltransferase family 2 protein: protein MKTSVVILNWNGRKLLERFLPVVLQHTLDHQTEVVVADNGSSDDSVDFLNTRFPQVPLIVLDKNYGFAEGYNKALRQVDAEYVVLLNSDVETTENWLSTMISYLDEHPGVSALQPKILAQRNKTGFEYAGACGGFLDRFGYPFCRGRILDNVEQDRGQYDTVIPVFWATGACLCIRRKDYFEAGGLDARFFAHMEEIDLCWRLNARGKRIECLPQSVVYHVGAASLEKENPRKTYLNFRNNLLMLYKNARIRSLLVVFTVRLILDALAFLHLLSMGKFDNAKSVIEAHRDFFRMMPGFRHDRRENLKRRLVTDIPTKFKGSILWNYYVKRKKTYSDLPLTPVTQN, encoded by the coding sequence ATGAAGACATCGGTAGTGATATTGAACTGGAACGGACGCAAATTACTGGAGCGGTTCCTGCCGGTGGTGTTGCAACACACGTTGGATCACCAAACCGAAGTGGTGGTTGCCGACAATGGCTCTTCCGACGATTCGGTTGATTTTCTAAACACCCGTTTCCCGCAGGTGCCACTCATTGTCCTCGATAAGAATTACGGCTTTGCGGAAGGGTATAACAAGGCATTGCGGCAGGTTGACGCGGAATACGTGGTATTGCTGAATTCCGACGTAGAAACTACCGAAAACTGGCTTTCAACCATGATCAGCTACCTGGATGAGCACCCCGGTGTCTCTGCCCTCCAACCCAAGATCCTGGCACAAAGAAACAAGACCGGGTTTGAATATGCCGGCGCTTGCGGCGGTTTTCTGGACAGGTTCGGTTATCCTTTTTGCCGGGGAAGGATCCTCGACAACGTGGAGCAGGATAGGGGCCAGTACGATACGGTAATCCCGGTGTTTTGGGCCACCGGAGCCTGCCTGTGTATCCGCCGGAAAGATTATTTCGAAGCAGGTGGCCTCGATGCGCGGTTTTTCGCGCACATGGAAGAGATCGATCTTTGCTGGCGGCTGAATGCGCGTGGAAAAAGAATCGAATGCCTGCCGCAATCGGTGGTTTATCATGTGGGTGCTGCATCGCTGGAGAAAGAGAACCCGAGAAAAACCTACCTTAATTTCCGGAACAACTTGTTGATGTTGTACAAGAATGCCCGCATAAGGAGCCTGCTTGTTGTTTTTACCGTCCGGTTGATTTTAGATGCGTTGGCTTTTTTGCATTTATTATCTATGGGAAAGTTCGACAATGCTAAATCGGTTATTGAAGCACACAGGGACTTCTTCAGGATGATGCCCGGTTTCCGGCACGATCGCCGCGAAAATTTAAAACGAAGATTGGTTACCGATATTCCTACAAAGTTCAAAGGCAGTATCTTGTGGAATTATTACGTGAAGAGAAAAAAAACGTATAGCGACTTACCACTCACTCCTGTCACTCAAAATTAA
- a CDS encoding PorT family protein: MRKIFLLVIVLSALSDPTYGQQQKLQNRPYADHKIFHLGFTIGVHTQDLMLTQSGHTDENGEVWFSEIPSYSPGFSVGIITDLYLNRFMNLRAIPTLHLGSKNLVFKEQASGETFKTGLRNNYVTLPLQVKLVSTRINNYRPYLVAGTYGSIELASRKNQPILLKPYDYGVEIGIGCDFYLPYFNLCPELKFCFGLNDMLEKDRSDLTDKELIKYPLSLARATQRMIVLSFNFE, from the coding sequence ATGAGAAAGATATTCCTTCTGGTTATTGTGCTTTCGGCCTTGTCTGACCCAACATACGGGCAACAACAGAAACTGCAGAACCGGCCATACGCCGACCATAAGATCTTTCACCTGGGATTTACGATAGGGGTGCATACGCAAGACCTGATGCTGACACAATCGGGACACACGGATGAAAACGGCGAGGTATGGTTTTCAGAAATCCCGTCCTATTCACCGGGATTTAGCGTGGGAATCATTACCGATTTGTACCTGAACCGTTTTATGAACCTGCGGGCAATCCCCACATTGCATCTGGGAAGCAAGAATCTTGTATTTAAGGAACAGGCTTCGGGCGAAACGTTTAAAACAGGCTTAAGGAACAATTATGTTACCCTGCCCCTGCAGGTGAAACTGGTGTCCACCCGCATTAACAATTACCGACCTTACCTTGTGGCGGGAACCTACGGCAGTATCGAGCTGGCCTCGCGAAAAAATCAACCAATCTTACTGAAACCCTACGATTACGGAGTTGAAATCGGTATAGGTTGCGATTTTTATTTGCCTTACTTCAACCTTTGCCCCGAGCTCAAATTCTGTTTCGGACTGAACGACATGCTCGAAAAGGACCGATCCGACCTGACCGACAAGGAATTGATAAAATATCCGCTTTCACTGGCCAGAGCCACGCAACGGATGATCGTACTGAGTTTTAATTTTGAGTGA